From Paenibacillus sp. GP183, one genomic window encodes:
- a CDS encoding YutD family protein — protein MIHIGSKTYELVTEHKTAWNFEVFRDRFSEVLERYDYIVGDWGYNQLRLRGFFKENNPKATKESSIAYFQDYLNEYCNFGCAYFIIEKVANRNPLAPEADVESDADLDTE, from the coding sequence ATGATTCATATCGGAAGCAAAACCTATGAGCTCGTGACGGAGCATAAAACGGCCTGGAATTTTGAGGTATTTCGCGACCGCTTTAGCGAAGTGCTGGAGCGTTATGATTATATCGTCGGGGACTGGGGCTATAATCAGCTGAGACTGCGGGGATTTTTCAAGGAAAACAACCCAAAGGCCACCAAGGAAAGTTCAATTGCCTACTTTCAGGACTACTTAAACGAATATTGCAATTTCGGCTGCGCCTATTTCATTATTGAAAAAGTCGCCAATCGAAATCCACTCGCTCCTGAAGCAGATGTGGAATCCGACGCCGATCTGGATACCGAATAA
- the larB gene encoding nickel pincer cofactor biosynthesis protein LarB has product MTDLERILKQVSNGELGIDDAKRQIQAGQAGQGADTLDLGFAQLDLEREKRTGFPEVIFGEGKSAEQLEAIFRRLSEHTDRVLCTRVDAAKAEHVVAAVEGVSYHRAARALTWFKRPLLQVHDGYVAVVCAGTSDMPVAEEAALTVECMGSHVERIFDVGVAGIHRLFRRLELIRGANAIVVVAGMEGALASVVGGLVAKPIVAVPTSIGYGANLGGIAALLSMLNACAPGISVVNIDNGFGAGYYAGLINKNMSKKG; this is encoded by the coding sequence ATGACAGATTTGGAAAGAATACTTAAGCAGGTTAGCAACGGCGAGCTGGGCATAGACGACGCGAAGCGGCAGATCCAGGCGGGCCAAGCCGGTCAAGGCGCCGACACGCTGGATCTGGGCTTCGCGCAGCTGGACCTCGAGCGCGAGAAGCGCACGGGCTTCCCCGAAGTGATTTTCGGGGAAGGCAAAAGCGCGGAGCAGCTCGAGGCGATTTTCCGCCGGCTGTCGGAGCACACCGACCGCGTGCTCTGCACGCGTGTCGATGCGGCCAAGGCCGAGCATGTGGTAGCCGCTGTGGAAGGCGTCAGCTACCACAGGGCGGCAAGGGCGCTCACCTGGTTCAAGCGCCCATTGCTTCAAGTCCACGATGGCTACGTGGCCGTCGTGTGTGCGGGCACCTCCGACATGCCTGTGGCGGAGGAGGCTGCACTGACGGTGGAGTGCATGGGCAGTCACGTCGAACGCATTTTCGACGTGGGCGTTGCAGGCATCCACCGCTTGTTTCGGCGACTGGAGCTCATTCGCGGCGCGAATGCGATTGTTGTGGTCGCCGGCATGGAAGGCGCGCTCGCGAGCGTTGTCGGCGGTCTGGTGGCGAAACCGATCGTCGCCGTGCCGACGAGCATCGGCTACGGCGCGAACCTCGGCGGCATCGCTGCGCTACTGTCGATGCTTAATGCCTGTGCGCCGGGTATCTCCGTTGTCAATATCGACAACGGCTTTGGGGCAGGCTACTACGCAGGCTTGATCAACAAAAATATGTCAAAAAAAGGGTGA
- the larC gene encoding nickel insertion protein encodes MRKLAFNHRDEHVDEQMLLVQANLDDMNPEWTTYISDKLFAEGANDVYWIPIIMKKGRPGIMLNVLVEDSKLSRMEEIIFSETTTLGIRYLHASCHRLAREFQIVETRWGPLSVKIGMHQGKVVQYAPEFKECEEIARLHQVPLKAVYEEVRMKFQEIQKAASS; translated from the coding sequence GTGAGGAAATTGGCATTTAATCACAGAGACGAGCATGTAGACGAGCAGATGCTCCTGGTGCAAGCGAATTTGGATGATATGAATCCTGAATGGACGACTTACATTTCGGACAAGCTTTTTGCTGAAGGAGCTAATGACGTTTACTGGATTCCGATTATTATGAAAAAAGGAAGACCCGGCATTATGCTGAATGTATTGGTGGAGGACTCGAAGCTTAGTAGGATGGAGGAAATCATTTTCAGTGAAACTACAACGCTAGGCATCCGTTATTTGCACGCATCTTGTCATCGATTGGCCAGGGAATTTCAAATCGTTGAAACCAGGTGGGGTCCCTTATCCGTTAAAATAGGCATGCACCAGGGGAAAGTGGTGCAGTATGCGCCAGAGTTTAAAGAGTGCGAGGAAATAGCACGGCTGCATCAAGTTCCTTTGAAGGCCGTTTATGAAGAAGTGAGAATGAAATTTCAGGAAATTCAAAAAGCAGCTTCATCCTGA
- a CDS encoding FTR1 family protein, whose product MKTLSLKKIAFGIMGLIIVGVLVWQGFTANGAPDPATSNITPSTAILNTAILVFREGLEAILVLSAITAGLVRSKKDAWKPIFVGSGISLFATIVTWFVVVGIISLVGNTTSELNVQAATGLLANIVLLIIMNWFFHKLYWTGWISLHNKKRRQITDAAVDENASPSASYWSLVVIGLTSMYREGFEVVLFLQNLRLQVGSHVILLGALIGLFFTSIVALLTFVGHQKLPYKKMLILTGGLLVVVLLVMTGETTIEMQQAGWIPTTKLDINIPAWMGLWFSVFPTVETLMAQAFAFIFVVGSYIFLQFTRVWKPKLAEKLS is encoded by the coding sequence ATGAAAACTTTAAGCCTTAAAAAAATAGCGTTTGGTATTATGGGACTCATCATTGTTGGTGTACTGGTATGGCAAGGGTTTACAGCTAATGGTGCACCTGATCCTGCTACAAGTAATATAACTCCATCCACAGCTATTTTAAATACCGCTATCCTTGTTTTTCGTGAAGGGTTAGAAGCAATCCTTGTACTATCCGCAATTACCGCAGGTCTTGTCCGAAGTAAGAAAGATGCTTGGAAACCTATATTCGTAGGATCAGGCATTTCATTATTTGCAACCATCGTAACGTGGTTCGTTGTTGTAGGAATTATTTCCTTAGTGGGCAATACAACATCTGAACTTAATGTTCAAGCGGCAACAGGTTTACTAGCGAATATCGTACTCCTCATCATTATGAACTGGTTCTTTCACAAGCTGTACTGGACTGGGTGGATTTCTTTACACAACAAAAAGCGTCGTCAAATCACTGATGCAGCAGTTGATGAAAATGCAAGTCCTTCGGCATCGTATTGGAGTCTCGTTGTTATCGGCTTAACGTCAATGTATCGTGAAGGCTTTGAAGTTGTACTATTCCTCCAAAACCTCCGTCTACAAGTTGGAAGCCACGTCATTTTATTGGGAGCATTGATCGGATTATTCTTTACTTCTATTGTGGCACTATTGACCTTTGTTGGTCACCAAAAACTCCCGTATAAAAAAATGTTGATTTTAACCGGCGGACTTCTCGTTGTGGTGCTTTTGGTAATGACTGGTGAAACCACAATAGAAATGCAGCAAGCAGGTTGGATACCCACTACAAAACTGGATATAAATATTCCTGCCTGGATGGGACTTTGGTTCTCGGTATTTCCAACGGTTGAAACATTAATGGCTCAAGCTTTTGCTTTTATTTTTGTAGTTGGCTCGTATATTTTTCTACAATTCACTCGAGTATGGAAGCCCAAATTGGCAGAAAAATTAAGTTAA
- a CDS encoding RNA methyltransferase: protein MNLEIVSPQNYRVKEWTQLLERRGRDKQGKFLIEGFHLVEEAIKSRADVTTIVYSLEKGKPAALFAATEDRIEWIGVSQAVLEKCTDTQTPQGIFAVVDKPMLDGEDFWRSGLRDLVVVVDGVQDPGNLGTIIRSADAVGAAGVLLGAGTVDVYNPKTIRSTMGSLFHLPILEGDLLQILPRARAEGMQLVTTSLQSQQSCYETDLSKPTWIILGNEAKGVSPEIAAEADVKVIIPMQGQAESLNVAMAGTVLLFEASRQRMRSPNNNSCQRP, encoded by the coding sequence ATGAATTTAGAGATCGTATCACCCCAAAATTACCGTGTAAAAGAATGGACCCAGCTCCTGGAGCGTCGCGGCCGGGACAAGCAGGGCAAATTCCTGATTGAAGGCTTCCATTTGGTGGAGGAAGCGATCAAATCACGAGCGGATGTAACGACTATTGTGTACAGCCTCGAAAAAGGTAAGCCAGCCGCCTTATTCGCGGCAACTGAAGATAGAATTGAATGGATCGGCGTCAGCCAAGCCGTCCTCGAAAAGTGCACGGATACCCAGACACCGCAGGGTATTTTTGCTGTGGTCGACAAGCCGATGCTCGATGGCGAGGATTTTTGGCGGTCAGGTCTACGCGATCTTGTCGTCGTCGTAGACGGTGTACAGGACCCGGGCAACTTGGGCACTATCATTCGGAGTGCCGATGCTGTGGGTGCAGCAGGAGTTCTGCTTGGAGCGGGAACCGTGGACGTATACAATCCCAAGACGATTCGCTCGACGATGGGGTCCTTGTTTCATCTGCCGATTCTGGAGGGAGATTTGCTGCAAATCCTTCCCCGTGCCAGAGCGGAAGGGATGCAGCTAGTAACTACAAGCCTGCAGTCTCAGCAAAGCTGCTACGAGACGGATCTAAGCAAACCGACTTGGATCATTCTCGGCAATGAAGCCAAAGGCGTTTCGCCTGAGATCGCGGCTGAAGCCGATGTGAAGGTCATTATCCCGATGCAGGGACAGGCGGAATCACTCAACGTGGCCATGGCTGGAACGGTGCTTCTCTTTGAGGCTTCCCGGCAGCGGATGCGGTCCCCAAACAATAATTCCTGCCAACGACCCTAA
- a CDS encoding YdeI/OmpD-associated family protein: MRDKHKKEEGSLIKDTEYISKAQEYVEWINSAKKAETRASRIEKALGMLSDRKKLKG, encoded by the coding sequence ATGCGGGATAAGCATAAAAAAGAAGAAGGGAGCCTCATTAAGGATACCGAATATATAAGCAAAGCCCAAGAATACGTCGAATGGATCAATTCCGCCAAGAAAGCGGAAACCCGAGCGTCTCGTATTGAAAAGGCTCTGGGTATGCTGAGCGATAGAAAGAAGCTGAAAGGCTGA
- a CDS encoding Gfo/Idh/MocA family oxidoreductase: MDKTIHVGIIGGSANNQWASSTHIPALQRLRKFKITAIGTTRMESAEKSASLYGVPYAFADSNELSQHPDVDMVIVSVKVPGHCDAVIAALNAGKHVYCEWPLGLNTSQAIDMNHLASEKKVHTAVGLQARQSPEVSFVKDLVTEGYIGKVLSCHLKVFSTAKGGTTNEASKYLLNQSNGANLLTINAGHAIDALCYILGDFKELSATTANQIKQAKVQETGEMIEKTTADQILINGTLKSEATASIHVQGGITFRTGVSLEIYGTEGTILLSNDSTHAQFQWGDFKVEGMKIANQKNSSSLAELSIPDQYRWVPDTIPNGPIFNVAQALEKFGVDILEGTHYVPNFEDAVQLHVLLDLIQKAADTGERQVL, translated from the coding sequence ATGGATAAAACAATACATGTTGGTATTATTGGTGGATCAGCCAATAACCAATGGGCGAGTTCAACTCACATTCCAGCATTGCAACGACTTCGGAAGTTTAAAATTACGGCAATCGGTACGACTCGGATGGAAAGTGCGGAGAAAAGTGCCTCCCTATATGGGGTTCCATATGCATTCGCGGATTCAAATGAACTGTCACAACACCCTGATGTGGATATGGTCATTGTAAGTGTGAAAGTTCCTGGTCATTGCGATGCGGTCATAGCCGCACTCAATGCAGGAAAGCATGTGTATTGTGAATGGCCTTTGGGTTTAAACACTTCTCAAGCAATTGACATGAATCATTTAGCTTCGGAGAAAAAGGTTCATACTGCTGTTGGGTTGCAAGCTCGACAATCTCCTGAAGTTAGCTTTGTGAAAGACTTGGTTACTGAGGGATATATCGGCAAAGTGCTTTCGTGCCATTTGAAAGTCTTTTCAACTGCAAAGGGCGGTACAACGAATGAAGCCTCTAAATATTTATTGAACCAATCCAATGGTGCAAACTTATTGACGATTAATGCGGGACATGCCATAGATGCTTTATGTTATATTTTGGGCGATTTTAAAGAATTGTCGGCAACGACAGCTAATCAAATCAAACAAGCGAAAGTGCAAGAAACCGGTGAAATGATCGAAAAGACGACTGCAGATCAAATCTTAATTAATGGAACATTAAAAAGTGAAGCAACCGCCTCAATACATGTTCAGGGAGGCATAACTTTTCGAACAGGAGTCTCATTAGAAATCTACGGTACGGAGGGTACAATTCTACTATCTAATGATAGTACTCATGCTCAGTTCCAATGGGGAGACTTTAAAGTTGAAGGGATGAAAATTGCCAATCAGAAGAACTCGTCGTCGCTCGCTGAATTATCCATTCCTGATCAATATCGTTGGGTTCCTGATACGATCCCTAATGGACCTATCTTCAATGTTGCACAAGCTCTCGAGAAATTTGGCGTGGATATTTTAGAGGGAACCCATTACGTTCCTAATTTTGAGGATGCGGTTCAACTGCATGTACTTCTTGATCTCATTCAAAAAGCCGCCGATACAGGTGAACGTCAGGTTCTATAA
- the lipA gene encoding lipoyl synthase translates to MATKPLERKPEWLKIKLNTGDNFKEIKSMMRSKTLHTVCEEAKCPNIHECWANRTATFMILGDICTRACRFCAVKTGLPTELDLAEPERVADAAVQMGLKHCVVTSVARDDLEDGGAMVFAETIKAVRGKLPLCGVEVLIPDFLGREASLRTVLEAKPDILNHNIETVERMSDRVRSKAKYRRSLELLARSKQIAPEIPTKSSIMIGVGEQWDELLQTMDDLRAVDCDIMTIGQYLQPSMNHLAVQMYYTPEQFALLKQEGIKRGFKHVESGPLVRSSYHAHEQVKSAVQA, encoded by the coding sequence GTGGCTACTAAACCCCTAGAGAGAAAGCCGGAGTGGCTCAAAATCAAGTTGAATACCGGAGACAATTTTAAAGAGATTAAATCCATGATGCGTTCCAAAACGCTGCATACAGTTTGCGAAGAGGCGAAGTGTCCGAATATTCATGAATGCTGGGCGAATCGTACAGCAACGTTCATGATTCTCGGTGATATCTGTACAAGAGCTTGCCGTTTTTGTGCGGTCAAAACAGGGCTTCCTACGGAGCTCGATCTGGCTGAGCCTGAACGGGTAGCGGATGCAGCGGTCCAAATGGGACTCAAACACTGTGTGGTCACCTCCGTGGCGCGCGATGATTTGGAAGATGGCGGAGCGATGGTGTTCGCCGAGACTATTAAAGCGGTGCGCGGCAAGCTGCCTTTATGCGGAGTGGAAGTGCTCATTCCTGACTTTTTGGGGCGTGAAGCCTCACTGCGTACTGTACTTGAAGCCAAACCGGATATTCTTAATCACAATATAGAGACTGTAGAACGCATGTCGGATCGTGTTCGCTCAAAAGCCAAATATCGCCGATCCCTTGAGCTTCTGGCACGCTCCAAACAAATCGCCCCCGAAATTCCTACCAAATCGAGCATCATGATTGGAGTGGGCGAACAGTGGGATGAGCTTCTGCAAACGATGGACGACCTTCGCGCCGTGGATTGCGATATCATGACCATCGGGCAATACCTGCAGCCTTCAATGAATCATCTCGCGGTGCAGATGTATTATACCCCTGAGCAATTTGCCTTGCTGAAGCAAGAAGGCATCAAGAGAGGCTTCAAACATGTGGAATCCGGCCCGCTGGTGCGCAGTTCCTACCATGCGCATGAGCAGGTCAAATCAGCAGTCCAGGCCTGA
- a CDS encoding Dabb family protein — MNNQVIRHMVIFNLKYPKGSLEAEKFLNEGKSILSSIPVVQNFGAFRQVSIKNDYDYGFSMDFSNQEDYDSYNNHPLHVQFVQERWLLEVDRFLEIDFVHALT; from the coding sequence ATGAATAACCAAGTTATACGCCATATGGTCATTTTCAATTTAAAATATCCGAAAGGCTCGCTGGAGGCGGAAAAATTTCTTAACGAAGGGAAATCGATACTATCATCAATTCCTGTCGTACAAAATTTTGGGGCCTTCCGGCAAGTTAGCATCAAGAATGATTATGATTATGGGTTTTCCATGGATTTTTCAAATCAAGAGGATTATGACAGCTACAACAACCATCCGCTCCATGTACAATTTGTTCAGGAGCGTTGGCTTTTAGAAGTGGACCGGTTTTTGGAGATTGATTTTGTTCATGCTTTAACTTAA
- a CDS encoding M23 family metallopeptidase, which translates to MKNRHLRFKILWISLLLCLAVSTLHPNSKAVSKAFAALTDSSPSNAPAASVASPIEQSRIFAERKELFEKIGLVSKIPWYYLAAIDQYERSIGVTQKRPVQQGKLGIYISESDWAGKLNPDPRDNNPKSIAWFHGLGRDGSGDGIADRSNEQDLLAAVIAKITKHGLTAEDLQIGLWDYYQNSRSITRINQFAQIYARFNTLDLHEHAFPLPLSSNYSYRSTWGASRGWGGDRIHEGTDLFAEYGVPVRSVCYGIIEVIGWNSYGGWRFGIRDLNGVYHYYAHLSGFNKNVAQGDIVKPGQLLGWVGSSGYGKPGTSGKFPPHLHYGLYRDYGLSEWSFDPYSYLRKWEREERSRSKNKRP; encoded by the coding sequence ATGAAAAACAGGCATTTAAGGTTCAAAATCCTGTGGATCAGCTTGCTCCTCTGCTTGGCCGTTTCCACTCTTCATCCAAATTCAAAAGCGGTTTCTAAAGCCTTCGCCGCCCTTACCGATTCGTCACCTTCCAATGCCCCGGCAGCCTCTGTTGCTTCCCCGATTGAACAATCGCGCATCTTTGCAGAGCGTAAGGAATTATTTGAAAAAATTGGACTTGTTTCAAAAATTCCATGGTATTATTTGGCTGCCATCGATCAATATGAACGAAGTATTGGCGTTACCCAAAAGAGGCCCGTTCAGCAGGGTAAACTCGGCATTTATATTTCGGAATCGGATTGGGCGGGCAAGTTAAACCCTGATCCGCGCGATAACAATCCCAAGTCCATAGCCTGGTTTCATGGTCTAGGACGGGACGGCTCCGGGGATGGGATTGCAGACCGCAGCAATGAACAAGATCTTCTGGCTGCTGTCATCGCAAAGATTACCAAACACGGCTTGACTGCCGAAGACCTGCAAATTGGCCTGTGGGATTACTACCAGAACAGCCGAAGTATAACTCGGATTAACCAATTTGCGCAAATTTATGCACGGTTCAATACATTAGACCTTCATGAGCATGCCTTCCCGCTGCCTTTGAGCTCAAATTATTCCTATCGAAGCACATGGGGGGCAAGCCGCGGATGGGGCGGTGACCGGATACATGAAGGCACAGATCTTTTTGCCGAGTATGGTGTGCCTGTAAGAAGTGTTTGTTACGGTATCATTGAAGTCATTGGCTGGAACTCATACGGGGGTTGGCGGTTTGGCATACGTGACCTCAATGGCGTTTATCATTATTACGCCCATCTTTCCGGATTTAACAAAAATGTTGCCCAAGGCGATATCGTGAAGCCGGGACAACTGCTGGGTTGGGTGGGCAGCTCCGGTTACGGGAAACCGGGAACTTCCGGGAAATTTCCTCCACATTTGCACTATGGCCTGTATCGAGACTATGGACTCAGTGAATGGTCGTTTGATCCGTATTCCTATTTACGCAAATGGGAACGTGAAGAGCGCTCAAGATCAAAAAACAAGCGCCCTTAA
- the yunB gene encoding sporulation protein YunB gives MLGRRRWRSRSTGKSSAKKKLIIALLIFFLFSIQAFIFIEHNLRPPLMALAKVRIKQIATQSINTAIADRISENTKADSLIDWKTDKNGKTTGFMLNYAEHMRITSDTITTVQSLLKNLKSISEHVPLGQALNSAILASFGPNIPIRFVPAGNVKVDLSTRYQNAGINMILVEVYVHIIAEVSVIIPFDTDTEIVETEIPISYSLVVGDVPTYYFDNKGNPVGSTKEGAPHMSIPNLTIPPAAGSKAGTDTKAPSN, from the coding sequence ATGCTGGGCAGACGCAGGTGGAGAAGCAGATCAACCGGCAAAAGCAGCGCCAAGAAGAAGCTGATCATAGCGCTTCTCATCTTTTTCTTGTTTTCGATTCAAGCTTTTATTTTCATTGAACATAATTTAAGGCCCCCGCTTATGGCTTTAGCTAAGGTAAGAATCAAGCAAATAGCTACCCAGTCCATCAATACAGCTATTGCCGACCGCATTTCAGAGAATACGAAAGCCGACAGCCTGATCGATTGGAAAACAGACAAGAACGGCAAAACGACCGGTTTTATGCTGAATTATGCCGAACATATGCGTATTACTTCGGACACCATTACAACCGTACAAAGCCTGCTTAAAAACCTCAAAAGCATCTCGGAGCACGTCCCTTTAGGGCAAGCGCTGAACAGCGCGATTCTCGCCTCCTTCGGCCCCAATATTCCCATTCGCTTCGTTCCGGCTGGAAATGTAAAAGTGGATCTCAGCACTCGCTATCAAAATGCGGGCATCAATATGATTCTAGTAGAAGTGTATGTGCACATAATTGCAGAGGTTTCGGTCATTATTCCGTTTGATACGGACACCGAAATTGTGGAGACGGAGATTCCGATTTCTTACTCGCTTGTCGTAGGGGATGTTCCCACTTATTATTTTGACAATAAGGGTAATCCCGTAGGCTCAACTAAAGAAGGAGCACCCCATATGTCAATTCCGAATCTGACGATTCCGCCGGCAGCCGGCAGCAAAGCGGGGACCGATACAAAAGCGCCCTCCAATTAA
- a CDS encoding LarC family nickel insertion protein yields the protein MRILYLDCFSGISGDMTVAALVDAGADKLYIEEELGRIKLEPYSLEWKRVMKRGISSQKFDVLLDPNHPPKHHRHYSDIVKIIRGAGFNDRVTALSLAIFEKIGMAEAKIHGITMEKVHFHEVGAIDSIVDIVGAALAIDSLQVEKIYSSPVPLGSGTIHIDHGIYPVPAPATLEMMRGVPIASTNYALEMTTPTGAGIISGIVDEFSKSFPPMIVDAIGYGAGTRDLPNQPNVLRVVIGKIDPFIGKWQVTHEHLAGEHHHQEEQHHHKEHQHNSADEDTFESEHKLDSDDHHSHEHTHSHHHGHEHKH from the coding sequence ATGCGCATACTATATTTGGATTGCTTTTCCGGCATCAGCGGCGATATGACGGTTGCGGCCTTGGTCGATGCGGGAGCAGACAAGCTTTACATAGAAGAGGAGCTCGGCCGCATCAAGCTTGAGCCTTATTCACTGGAATGGAAAAGAGTAATGAAGCGGGGAATTTCCTCGCAAAAATTTGATGTCCTGCTCGATCCGAATCATCCTCCCAAGCACCACCGCCATTACTCGGATATCGTGAAGATCATTCGCGGCGCCGGCTTTAATGATCGGGTAACTGCGCTTAGCTTGGCCATATTCGAAAAAATTGGTATGGCAGAAGCCAAAATCCATGGAATTACCATGGAAAAGGTACATTTTCATGAGGTCGGCGCGATTGATTCCATTGTTGACATCGTTGGTGCTGCATTAGCCATAGACTCTCTGCAAGTCGAGAAGATTTATTCTTCTCCCGTACCTCTGGGATCGGGAACCATCCACATCGACCACGGCATTTACCCGGTCCCTGCCCCGGCCACACTGGAAATGATGCGCGGTGTGCCTATTGCTTCAACCAACTACGCGCTCGAGATGACAACTCCTACTGGGGCAGGCATCATCTCCGGAATCGTAGATGAGTTCTCCAAAAGCTTTCCTCCCATGATTGTCGATGCCATTGGTTATGGGGCAGGGACGCGCGATTTACCTAATCAACCGAACGTGCTTCGTGTGGTCATTGGTAAAATCGACCCCTTCATCGGGAAATGGCAAGTCACTCACGAACATTTAGCCGGAGAGCACCATCACCAGGAAGAGCAGCACCATCATAAAGAGCACCAACACAACTCTGCTGACGAAGATACGTTCGAAAGTGAGCATAAGCTTGACAGTGATGATCATCACAGCCATGAACACACTCATAGCCACCACCATGGACACGAACACAAGCATTAA
- the sspI gene encoding small acid-soluble spore protein SspI, with product MNLSLRQAILLRVNDKTNEELREVIEDSIGGEERVLPGLGVLFEIIWQHCDDETQNGLIETLQGHLG from the coding sequence ATCAATTTAAGTTTAAGGCAAGCCATCTTGCTGCGTGTGAATGACAAAACAAATGAAGAACTGCGTGAAGTCATAGAGGATTCAATTGGAGGCGAGGAACGAGTGCTTCCAGGCTTGGGTGTTTTGTTTGAAATTATTTGGCAGCACTGTGATGATGAAACCCAGAATGGGCTGATTGAAACGCTGCAGGGCCATTTAGGTTGA
- the larE gene encoding ATP-dependent sacrificial sulfur transferase LarE — protein sequence MTILESTREKDRKLGEILRGMGRVMVAFSGGVDSTFVLKRAKQELGDQVIAVTAASETFPSREFDAAVELAEELGVKLFKTEVKELENASFVANNPDRCYHCKTGLYAHLQQLAGEMGYPYILDGSNVDDLGDYRPGLQAKNEKGVRSTLQEAGMVKEEIRQLSQELGLRTWNKPSFACLSSRIPYGTRIEKWKIDQLDEGEYFLSQLGLYQVRVRHHEKIARIEVMPAEIHKVIEHRDAIYEKFTKLGFTYVTLDLQGYRTGSMNEVLSEETKQKVKEASL from the coding sequence ATGACTATACTAGAAAGCACACGTGAAAAAGATCGCAAGCTGGGTGAAATTTTAAGAGGTATGGGGCGTGTTATGGTCGCTTTTTCAGGCGGGGTGGATAGTACGTTTGTGCTAAAACGCGCCAAGCAGGAGCTGGGTGATCAAGTAATCGCGGTTACGGCCGCTTCTGAAACTTTTCCTTCTCGTGAATTTGATGCGGCAGTCGAGCTTGCCGAAGAGCTGGGTGTAAAGCTGTTTAAAACAGAAGTTAAAGAATTGGAAAATGCCAGTTTTGTCGCCAATAATCCGGATCGCTGTTATCACTGTAAAACAGGACTCTACGCTCATTTGCAGCAGCTTGCCGGTGAAATGGGCTATCCCTATATACTCGACGGCTCCAACGTGGATGATTTGGGTGATTATCGCCCGGGTCTGCAGGCTAAAAACGAGAAAGGCGTCCGAAGCACACTGCAGGAGGCTGGCATGGTGAAAGAAGAAATCCGCCAGTTGTCGCAGGAGCTTGGATTAAGAACCTGGAACAAACCATCCTTTGCCTGCCTGTCTTCACGGATTCCTTACGGGACCAGAATTGAAAAGTGGAAAATCGATCAGCTCGATGAGGGCGAATATTTCTTGTCGCAGCTTGGTTTATATCAAGTTCGGGTTCGCCATCACGAAAAAATTGCCCGCATCGAAGTCATGCCCGCTGAAATTCATAAAGTGATCGAGCATCGGGACGCGATCTACGAAAAATTCACAAAGCTCGGATTTACTTATGTAACCCTGGATTTGCAGGGTTATCGTACCGGCAGCATGAACGAAGTGCTGTCTGAAGAAACCAAACAAAAGGTGAAAGAAGCTTCCTTATGA